One window from the genome of Chroococcidiopsis sp. TS-821 encodes:
- a CDS encoding class I SAM-dependent methyltransferase: MIFFQDIGKNSLKSLQQPYKSYVMRFLKMIRYDYNLWVRIITNRECFKLLKELELSKLNALEISGNRYRQLGFQSYTQVNYPEFDICKERLPQTFNIIIAEQVFEHLLWPYRAGKNVYDMLEPGGYFLISTPFLVRIHNCPVDCSRWTETGLKYLLAECGFPLESIRTSSWGNRECVKANFKDWVLFGWYRPLHNEPNYPVQVWALAQKQQVRS, from the coding sequence GTGATTTTCTTTCAAGACATTGGGAAGAATTCTTTAAAATCTTTACAACAACCTTATAAAAGTTATGTAATGAGATTTTTAAAAATGATTCGATACGATTATAATTTGTGGGTAAGAATAATAACTAACCGAGAGTGTTTTAAGCTTTTGAAAGAACTTGAACTGTCTAAACTAAATGCTCTAGAAATTTCTGGTAATCGATACCGGCAATTAGGTTTTCAATCTTATACTCAAGTAAATTACCCAGAATTTGATATTTGTAAAGAGCGGCTTCCACAAACTTTTAATATTATCATTGCTGAACAAGTCTTTGAACATTTGCTATGGCCTTATAGAGCAGGCAAAAATGTATATGATATGTTAGAGCCAGGCGGATATTTTCTCATCTCTACACCATTTTTAGTCCGTATTCACAACTGCCCTGTTGACTGCTCTAGATGGACTGAAACAGGTCTGAAATATCTATTGGCTGAGTGCGGCTTTCCACTCGAATCAATCAGAACCAGTTCATGGGGAAATCGCGAGTGTGTTAAGGCAAACTTTAAGGATTGGGTACTATTTGGATGGTATAGACCGTTACACAATGAACCGAACTATCCTGTACAGGTTTGGGCGCTAGCACAAAAGCAGCAGGTGCGATCGTAA
- a CDS encoding protein kinase, which produces MEVYCTRSSCPRPQNQFADLDDSATLKTIQQKYCITCGMPLILVGRYLPLHLLGKGGFGAAFLARDRYTPGMRRCVVKQFQPASYLTPTQLQIAQQLFEREATVLEELGSQNDQIPDLYAFFEVTVPSLQPGGQDKFFYLVQEYIDGKNLEEELAEKGKFSPNEVLEVLQAILPVLQFVHEHGSIHRDIKPSNIMRHRNGRLYLLDFGAVKQVTTAATQTKGSTGIYSQGYAPPEQMSGGDIYPSTDLYALAVTAVVLLTGKKTIELFDVYNNRWNWRAHADIAPAIADILDRMLSIAPNQRFHSAQEVLTAITTATEASPPVTPPPTTATVPYSHQPPAFSLWEVLAGAGLSGFAGGLIAIALYSLVQSPVVTLGVAGVILGMLIFAQTRRWLDTKDVLIFIGIILALVLFVPALQSELTIPTILFFALITGAAAIALTALFRLIYKLLAAIF; this is translated from the coding sequence ATGGAAGTCTACTGCACTCGTTCGAGTTGTCCCCGCCCCCAAAACCAATTTGCAGATTTAGACGATAGCGCGACGCTAAAAACAATCCAACAAAAATACTGCATTACCTGCGGGATGCCGTTGATTTTGGTGGGGCGCTATTTGCCACTTCATCTGCTCGGAAAAGGGGGTTTCGGCGCAGCTTTTTTGGCACGCGATCGCTACACTCCTGGAATGCGCCGCTGTGTTGTCAAGCAATTTCAACCTGCTAGCTATTTAACGCCGACTCAACTCCAAATTGCGCAGCAATTGTTTGAACGGGAAGCCACAGTTTTAGAAGAACTTGGCAGTCAAAACGACCAAATCCCTGACTTGTATGCTTTTTTTGAAGTAACCGTACCGAGTTTGCAGCCTGGTGGACAAGATAAGTTTTTCTACTTGGTACAAGAATACATTGACGGCAAAAACTTAGAAGAGGAATTAGCAGAAAAAGGTAAATTTTCGCCCAATGAAGTGTTAGAAGTGTTGCAGGCAATTCTCCCTGTACTGCAGTTTGTTCACGAACACGGCTCAATTCATCGCGATATCAAACCTTCTAATATTATGCGCCATCGCAACGGGCGACTTTATTTGCTTGATTTTGGTGCAGTCAAACAAGTCACAACTGCAGCTACGCAAACAAAAGGTTCAACAGGAATATATTCGCAAGGATACGCGCCACCCGAACAAATGTCTGGTGGAGACATTTATCCATCAACGGATTTATACGCTTTAGCTGTTACTGCAGTTGTTTTACTTACGGGTAAAAAAACGATTGAACTATTTGATGTTTACAATAATCGCTGGAACTGGAGAGCGCACGCAGATATTGCTCCAGCGATCGCAGATATTCTCGATCGAATGCTGTCAATCGCACCTAATCAACGCTTTCATTCTGCTCAAGAAGTATTAACCGCAATTACCACCGCGACAGAGGCATCACCACCGGTAACACCACCGCCAACTACAGCTACCGTACCCTACTCCCATCAACCACCAGCTTTTTCGCTGTGGGAAGTCTTAGCAGGCGCTGGACTCAGTGGCTTTGCCGGAGGATTAATTGCGATCGCACTTTATAGCTTAGTACAATCGCCAGTTGTCACACTAGGGGTAGCCGGAGTCATTTTGGGGATGCTTATTTTTGCCCAAACTCGGCGTTGGCTTGATACTAAAGATGTATTAATTTTTATCGGTATTATATTAGCGCTCGTTTTGTTCGTACCAGCTTTGCAGAGTGAATTAACGATACCAACTATTTTGTTCTTTGCTTTAATCACAGGCGCAGCTGCGATCGCCCTAACAGCTTTATTTAGGCTGATATACAAACTACTTGCTGCAATCTTTTAA
- a CDS encoding LysR family transcriptional regulator, with product MSDLPFTLDQLRILKAIAAEGSFKRAADSLYVSQPAVSLQVQNLERQLDVPLFDRGGRRAQLTEAGYLLLSYGEKILTLCQETCRAIEDLQNLQGGTLIVGASQTTGTYLLPRMIGLFRQQYPDVAVQLHVHSTRRTAWSVANGQVDLAIIGGEVPTELQDSLEIIPYAEDELALILPTSHPFAKLDTIYKDDLYKLQFIALDSQSTIRKVIDQVLTRCDIDTRRLKIEMELNSIEAIKNAVQSGLGAAFVSVTAIAKELQMGGLHCAKIEGVVVKRTLSVIVNPNRYRSKAAEAFINEILPQFAKPGWNKDVLKPQRPIVPETFDEEEITPNPTGS from the coding sequence ATGTCTGACCTTCCTTTTACTTTAGATCAGTTACGCATTCTCAAAGCGATCGCCGCCGAAGGGAGCTTCAAGCGTGCTGCTGATAGTCTATATGTCTCGCAACCAGCTGTCAGTCTTCAAGTACAAAACTTAGAGCGACAGTTGGATGTACCTTTGTTCGACAGAGGAGGACGCCGAGCACAACTAACCGAAGCAGGTTATCTTCTGCTGAGCTATGGAGAGAAAATTCTCACGCTTTGTCAGGAAACCTGTCGCGCCATTGAAGACTTGCAAAACCTCCAAGGCGGTACGCTGATCGTTGGGGCCTCGCAAACAACTGGAACGTATCTTTTACCACGAATGATCGGTTTATTCCGACAACAATATCCTGACGTTGCCGTACAATTACACGTTCACTCGACACGCCGTACAGCTTGGAGTGTCGCGAACGGGCAAGTCGATCTAGCGATTATTGGTGGTGAAGTTCCAACCGAATTGCAGGATTCGCTAGAAATTATTCCCTATGCAGAAGATGAACTAGCACTGATTCTGCCCACGTCGCATCCGTTTGCGAAGCTAGACACGATCTACAAAGACGATCTTTACAAATTACAGTTTATTGCGTTGGACTCGCAATCAACGATTCGTAAAGTTATCGATCAAGTTTTGACGCGCTGTGATATAGATACTCGTCGTCTCAAAATCGAAATGGAACTCAATTCGATCGAGGCTATCAAAAATGCCGTGCAATCCGGATTGGGTGCTGCTTTCGTTTCAGTTACAGCGATCGCCAAAGAATTACAAATGGGAGGATTACACTGTGCCAAGATTGAAGGTGTGGTTGTCAAGCGGACTTTATCGGTGATTGTTAATCCCAATCGTTACCGCTCAAAAGCCGCAGAAGCCTTCATTAACGAAATCTTACCGCAGTTTGCAAAACCAGGTTGGAACAAAGATGTGTTAAAACCGCAACGACCAATTGTACCTGAAACTTTTGATGAAGAAGAAATCACGCCCAACCCTACCGGAAGTTAA
- a CDS encoding co-chaperone YbbN, translated as MVLSVSERTFTQEVLASPIPVLVHFWAPWCGLCRSIEPLLLQFQEQNKNQVKVVGVNADENFKLANSFRLTTLPTLILVDQGNLKHRWESFHGYAELRAELEKIQLQSSENREKKLCSMASASKSVIAEWDCRSA; from the coding sequence ATGGTGTTGTCGGTTAGTGAGCGGACATTTACTCAAGAAGTTTTAGCATCTCCTATTCCTGTTCTTGTGCATTTTTGGGCACCTTGGTGTGGTCTGTGCCGCAGCATTGAACCTTTGTTGTTACAATTCCAAGAACAAAATAAAAATCAAGTTAAAGTTGTCGGCGTTAATGCTGATGAAAACTTTAAACTTGCTAATTCGTTTCGGCTCACGACACTGCCAACATTGATTCTGGTCGACCAGGGAAACCTCAAGCACCGATGGGAGAGTTTCCACGGATACGCAGAACTACGTGCGGAACTCGAAAAAATTCAACTTCAATCTAGTGAAAATCGGGAAAAAAAGCTCTGTTCGATGGCTAGCGCCAGCAAATCCGTAATCGCTGAGTGGGACTGTCGCTCAGCTTAA
- a CDS encoding NAD(P)H-quinone oxidoreductase subunit 5 produces the protein MEAIYEYAWLVPVLPLVGAMLVGLGLISFNQVTNRARKLNAVFVVSLLGAAMFHSVALLVSQIQGHAPYVRTLEWAAAGNFHLTMGYTIDHLTALMLVIVTTVAFLVMVYTDGYMAHDPGYVRFYAYLSLFSSSMLGLVVSPNIVQIYIFWELVGMCSYLLVGFWYDRPAAADACQKAFVTNRVGDFGLLLGILGLYWATGSFEFEAIGERLQTLVETGSLSSILAALFAILVFLGPVAKSAQFPLHVWLPDAMEGPTPISALIHAATMVAAGVFLIARMYPVFEGIPAAMNVIAFTGAFTAFLGATIAITQNDIKKGLAYSTISQLGYMVMAMGVGAYSAGLFHLMTHAYFKAMLFLGSGSVIHGMEAVVGHDPALAQDMRMMGGLRKFMPITAITFLIGTLAISGIPPFAGFWSKDEILGSAFAANPLLWFVGWVTAGITAFYMFRMYFSTFEGKFRGNQTEIRQKLKSGAANTLMSPSPLAPNFGPGAMDTRELKALSESSHDRGHSDRPHESPWTMTLPLVALAIPSIFIGLVGTPYANYFEEFIYPPSESLAEVIEKVSEFNQTEFFIMAGSSVGISLIGITLASLMYLFGKIDPAAIASSIKPLYELSLNKWYFDDIYHQLFVIGSRRLARQVMEVDYRVVDGAVNLTGFFTLISGEGLKYLENGRAQFYALIVFGAVLGLAIVFGVT, from the coding sequence ATGGAAGCAATCTATGAGTATGCCTGGCTCGTTCCGGTGTTACCTTTAGTCGGGGCAATGCTGGTCGGTCTTGGGTTAATCTCGTTCAATCAGGTGACGAACCGCGCGCGAAAATTAAATGCGGTATTTGTTGTCTCCTTGTTAGGTGCAGCAATGTTTCATTCGGTAGCATTGCTTGTCAGTCAAATCCAAGGACACGCGCCTTACGTCCGCACTTTAGAATGGGCAGCCGCAGGAAACTTTCATCTGACAATGGGCTACACCATTGACCACCTTACCGCTCTGATGTTAGTCATTGTTACCACAGTAGCTTTTTTGGTAATGGTGTACACCGATGGCTATATGGCTCATGACCCAGGGTATGTACGCTTTTATGCATATCTGAGCCTATTTAGCTCGTCGATGTTAGGTTTAGTTGTTAGCCCAAACATCGTCCAAATTTATATCTTCTGGGAACTCGTAGGGATGTGCTCGTACCTACTTGTGGGATTCTGGTACGATCGCCCAGCAGCAGCAGATGCCTGTCAAAAGGCGTTTGTTACCAACCGCGTTGGAGATTTTGGTTTACTACTAGGAATTCTTGGGCTGTACTGGGCAACTGGCAGCTTTGAGTTTGAAGCAATCGGCGAGCGCTTGCAAACGTTAGTAGAAACAGGTTCGCTCAGTAGCATCCTTGCTGCCCTTTTTGCCATTCTAGTTTTCTTAGGTCCTGTTGCTAAATCAGCTCAATTTCCACTGCATGTCTGGTTACCAGACGCTATGGAAGGTCCGACTCCGATCTCGGCATTAATCCACGCTGCGACTATGGTTGCTGCTGGAGTTTTTCTCATTGCACGGATGTACCCTGTCTTTGAAGGCATACCCGCCGCAATGAATGTTATTGCTTTTACAGGTGCCTTTACTGCGTTTTTAGGGGCAACAATCGCCATCACGCAAAACGACATCAAAAAAGGCTTAGCCTACTCCACTATTTCCCAGTTGGGATACATGGTGATGGCAATGGGCGTCGGCGCGTATAGTGCAGGGTTATTCCACCTCATGACGCACGCCTATTTTAAAGCGATGTTGTTTCTGGGTTCGGGTTCTGTCATTCACGGCATGGAAGCCGTCGTCGGACACGATCCTGCTTTAGCGCAGGATATGCGGATGATGGGAGGACTGCGGAAATTCATGCCAATTACCGCCATTACCTTTTTGATCGGAACGTTGGCAATTAGCGGTATTCCACCCTTCGCAGGGTTCTGGTCCAAAGATGAAATTCTCGGCTCTGCCTTTGCTGCCAATCCCTTATTGTGGTTTGTTGGTTGGGTAACAGCAGGCATTACCGCCTTCTATATGTTTCGGATGTACTTTTCCACGTTTGAAGGTAAATTTCGTGGTAATCAAACTGAAATTCGCCAAAAGCTAAAATCTGGCGCAGCAAATACATTGATGAGTCCTTCGCCTCTAGCACCGAACTTTGGTCCTGGGGCAATGGACACGCGCGAACTCAAGGCTTTATCTGAATCCTCCCACGATCGCGGACATAGCGATCGCCCTCATGAGTCACCCTGGACAATGACGCTACCGCTCGTTGCGCTTGCCATTCCTTCAATCTTCATTGGTTTGGTAGGTACTCCGTATGCTAACTACTTTGAGGAATTTATCTATCCTCCGAGTGAATCGCTAGCTGAGGTAATCGAAAAAGTCAGCGAGTTCAACCAGACTGAATTTTTCATCATGGCAGGTAGTTCAGTTGGTATTTCCTTGATCGGTATCACCTTAGCGTCGTTGATGTACTTATTCGGTAAGATTGACCCCGCAGCGATCGCCTCATCGATCAAACCACTTTATGAGCTTTCCCTCAATAAGTGGTACTTTGATGACATTTACCACCAACTCTTTGTCATAGGTAGCCGCCGCCTTGCGCGACAAGTGATGGAAGTTGACTATCGCGTTGTTGATGGTGCAGTTAACTTAACAGGCTTCTTCACACTCATTAGCGGTGAAGGCTTGAAATATCTGGAAAATGGTCGCGCTCAATTCTATGCTCTGATCGTGTTTGGGGCTGTGTTAGGCTTGGCGATCGTTTTTGGTGTGACATAA
- the ndhD1 gene encoding photosynthetic/respiratory NAD(P)H-quinone oxidoreductase subunit D1, translated as MANFPWLTTIILLPIIASLLIPFLPDKDGKTVRWYSLVVGLIDFALIVWAFYSQYDLANPNLQLVESYSWVPQLDLNWSVGADGLSMPLIILTGFITTLAMLAAWPVTLKPRLFYFLMLAMYGGQIAVFAVQDMLLFFLVWELELIPVYLLLAIWGGKKRQYAATKFILYTAGGSLFILVAALTMAFYGDTVTFDMRALAAKDYALNFQLWVYAAFLIAYAVKLPIFPLHTWLPDAHGEATAPVHMLLAGILLKMGGYALIRMNAGMLPDAHVYFAPVLVILGVVNIIYAALTSFAQRNLKRKIAYSSISHMGFVVIGIASFTDLGLNGAMLQMISHGMIGASLFFLVGATYDRTHTLMLDEMGGVGQKMRKMFAMWTACAMASLALPGMSGFVAELMVFVGFSNSDAYSPTFKIIVVFLMAVGVILTPIYLLSMLREIFYGPENKELVSHEALIDAEPREVFIIACLLVPIIGIGLYPKILTQVYDATTIQITERLRDSVPTIATQKASTLSFRAPNIGNK; from the coding sequence ATCGCTAATTTTCCCTGGCTGACGACAATAATTCTGTTGCCAATTATCGCGTCGCTGTTGATTCCGTTTTTACCTGATAAAGACGGCAAAACAGTACGCTGGTACTCCCTAGTCGTGGGGTTGATTGATTTTGCACTGATTGTTTGGGCGTTTTATTCTCAGTACGATTTAGCTAATCCCAATTTACAGCTAGTGGAAAGTTACTCTTGGGTACCGCAGCTAGACTTAAATTGGTCAGTGGGCGCCGATGGCTTGTCCATGCCATTAATCATTCTGACTGGGTTTATTACAACGCTCGCGATGTTAGCAGCTTGGCCCGTAACGCTCAAACCACGCTTGTTTTACTTTTTGATGCTAGCAATGTACGGCGGTCAGATCGCGGTGTTCGCCGTCCAGGACATGCTACTGTTCTTCCTGGTATGGGAACTCGAACTGATTCCTGTATACCTATTGCTAGCAATTTGGGGCGGTAAAAAGCGGCAGTACGCAGCGACAAAGTTCATTTTGTACACAGCGGGTGGTTCGCTATTTATCTTAGTTGCAGCCCTGACAATGGCGTTCTACGGCGATACCGTGACGTTTGATATGCGGGCGCTCGCTGCTAAAGACTACGCCTTGAATTTTCAATTGTGGGTATATGCGGCTTTCTTGATTGCCTACGCGGTAAAACTTCCCATTTTCCCATTACACACCTGGCTACCCGATGCTCACGGTGAAGCAACTGCTCCAGTGCATATGTTACTAGCAGGAATTCTCCTGAAGATGGGCGGTTATGCTTTGATCCGAATGAATGCCGGAATGCTACCCGATGCCCACGTCTACTTCGCACCAGTTTTGGTCATTTTAGGTGTTGTCAACATCATCTACGCTGCGTTAACATCCTTTGCTCAGCGTAACCTTAAGCGAAAAATTGCTTACTCTTCAATTTCGCACATGGGGTTTGTTGTGATCGGTATTGCTTCATTCACTGATTTGGGCTTGAATGGCGCAATGCTGCAAATGATCTCGCATGGCATGATTGGTGCAAGTCTGTTCTTCTTAGTAGGAGCAACTTACGATCGCACCCATACCCTTATGTTGGATGAGATGGGTGGTGTCGGGCAAAAAATGCGGAAGATGTTTGCCATGTGGACAGCTTGTGCGATGGCTTCGTTAGCTTTGCCTGGAATGAGTGGTTTCGTCGCTGAGTTAATGGTCTTCGTTGGCTTCTCTAATAGCGATGCTTACAGCCCCACGTTTAAAATCATCGTTGTCTTTCTCATGGCAGTTGGCGTTATCTTAACGCCAATTTACTTGCTGTCAATGCTCCGTGAAATTTTCTATGGACCAGAAAACAAAGAACTAGTTTCGCACGAAGCCCTAATTGATGCCGAACCGCGTGAAGTTTTTATCATTGCTTGTTTGTTAGTACCAATTATTGGTATTGGTCTGTATCCCAAGATATTGACTCAAGTTTACGATGCCACAACAATACAAATTACTGAGAGATTACGCGATTCTGTCCCAACTATAGCGACTCAAAAAGCTTCAACTTTATCTTTCCGCGCGCCAAATATTGGTAACAAATAA
- a CDS encoding ATP-binding protein has translation MMIVDRDQSLNQQHKLVKQCNLVDAQSQADLHHSHPITTIHSSINSNNKILEQRIVELEKANKQLQAENIDLRRAEEEVLFLQRMTQAIGEATDFQSALEIALRKVCDFTGWIFGEAWIPNPKTRILEYSPAGYSVSPELEQFRTLSQQFTFSLGDGIPGRVWQSKHPEWIQDVSDASPVVCQRYQLVKEVGFKAGVGIPIINRNEVLAILVFFMFEAYEEDQRLVEIISTVAIQLGSLIQHKQAEEALRSSVATNRALINALPDLLLRINKEGYFVNFKAAKNESLIIPDSNFVGKHLCEVLSSDIALPAMACVEKALATGETQVFESQAYVDNLLRYYEFRIVVSAENEVMAIVRDVTETKLFLELLQQQERQLKAILNNIPGSAWLKDSESRYIAVNEPLLKLFNKKLEDVVGKTDYDLFPPDLAQKCINDDREVLSTGQRKYFEEFSTNPDGSEVWFETIKTPIYNENNEIIGTTGIAYDITERKRIERDTFNALKKERELSELKSRFVTMTSHEFRTPLATILSSAELLEHYSHKWSDEKKLSHIHKIQSAVNHMTSLLNDVLLIGKAEAGKLEFNPQPLELIQFCSSLVEELQISTAKHQIIFQAQEQKLSACLDEKLLRHILTNLLSNAIKYSPQGGVIHFDLIFQKDEVIFVIQDEGIGIPKSEQNQLFNSFHRASNVGIISGTGLGLAIVKKSVELHGGKIVVDSEVNVGTTFTVTLPLHN, from the coding sequence ATGATGATTGTAGATAGAGATCAATCGCTAAACCAACAGCACAAACTAGTAAAGCAATGTAACTTAGTCGATGCACAATCTCAGGCAGATCTCCATCATTCTCACCCCATAACGACAATACACTCTAGTATTAATTCTAATAATAAAATTCTCGAACAACGCATTGTTGAACTCGAAAAAGCTAATAAACAATTGCAAGCAGAAAATATCGATTTACGACGTGCAGAGGAAGAAGTCCTTTTTTTACAAAGAATGACGCAAGCAATTGGTGAAGCGACAGATTTCCAGTCAGCGTTAGAAATTGCTTTACGTAAAGTGTGCGACTTTACAGGTTGGATCTTTGGTGAAGCATGGATTCCCAACCCAAAAACTCGCATCTTAGAATACAGTCCTGCTGGTTATAGTGTTAGTCCAGAATTAGAACAATTTAGAACATTAAGTCAACAATTTACTTTTTCCCTAGGAGATGGTATTCCAGGGCGTGTTTGGCAATCAAAGCATCCTGAATGGATTCAAGATGTTTCTGATGCATCACCGGTAGTTTGCCAGCGCTATCAACTTGTCAAAGAAGTTGGATTTAAAGCAGGAGTCGGTATTCCTATTATTAATCGCAACGAAGTTTTAGCTATCCTCGTCTTTTTTATGTTCGAAGCTTATGAAGAGGATCAGCGATTAGTTGAAATCATTTCAACCGTAGCAATTCAATTAGGTTCTTTGATTCAACATAAACAAGCAGAAGAAGCATTACGTTCTAGTGTAGCGACAAACCGTGCCCTAATTAATGCCTTACCAGATCTTCTCCTACGAATTAATAAAGAAGGCTACTTTGTTAACTTCAAAGCCGCAAAAAATGAAAGTCTGATAATACCTGATAGCAATTTTGTCGGAAAGCATTTATGCGAAGTGCTCTCCTCAGATATTGCTTTACCTGCAATGGCGTGTGTTGAGAAAGCACTTGCAACTGGAGAAACTCAAGTTTTTGAATCGCAAGCTTATGTAGACAATCTGTTACGCTACTACGAATTTAGAATTGTCGTAAGTGCCGAAAATGAAGTCATGGCAATTGTCCGTGATGTTACAGAGACTAAGCTTTTTTTAGAGTTACTACAGCAGCAAGAACGTCAGTTAAAAGCAATTTTAAATAATATTCCTGGTAGTGCTTGGCTGAAAGATAGCGAAAGTAGGTATATTGCAGTTAATGAACCTTTACTAAAGCTATTCAATAAAAAATTAGAAGACGTTGTTGGTAAAACTGATTATGACTTGTTTCCTCCTGATTTAGCTCAAAAATGTATCAATGACGATCGCGAAGTTTTATCGACAGGTCAAAGAAAATATTTTGAAGAATTTTCAACTAACCCTGATGGTAGTGAAGTTTGGTTTGAAACGATTAAAACACCAATTTATAACGAAAATAATGAAATTATTGGAACAACAGGAATTGCTTATGATATTACAGAACGCAAACGAATTGAGCGCGATACATTCAACGCCCTAAAAAAAGAAAGAGAACTCAGTGAACTCAAATCGCGCTTTGTGACAATGACATCACATGAGTTTCGTACTCCATTAGCGACAATTTTATCTTCAGCAGAGTTACTTGAACATTACAGTCATAAATGGAGTGATGAAAAAAAGCTGAGTCATATTCATAAAATTCAGTCTGCTGTTAATCACATGACGAGTTTGTTGAATGATGTTTTATTAATTGGGAAAGCTGAAGCTGGTAAATTAGAATTTAATCCTCAACCTTTAGAGCTTATCCAATTTTGTTCTAGTTTAGTAGAAGAATTACAAATCAGTACGGCAAAACATCAAATCATTTTTCAAGCTCAAGAGCAAAAGCTTTCGGCATGCTTAGATGAAAAGTTGTTACGACATATTTTGACAAATTTGTTATCAAATGCTATTAAATATTCTCCGCAAGGCGGCGTTATTCATTTCGATTTAATTTTCCAAAAAGACGAAGTAATCTTTGTTATTCAAGACGAAGGAATTGGAATTCCTAAATCAGAACAAAATCAACTATTCAACTCTTTTCATAGAGCGAGTAACGTCGGGATCATCTCAGGAACTGGCTTAGGGCTAGCGATTGTCAAAAAATCTGTCGAGTTACATGGGGGGAAAATTGTTGTAGATAGTGAAGTAAACGTCGGAACAACTTTTACAGTAACTTTACCATTACATAATTAA
- a CDS encoding response regulator transcription factor — protein MKKILVIEDEADVRANIIELLEAEDFHVVGAENGFFGALWAQEYLPDLIICDVRMPELNGYDVLTALRQDVATATIPFIFLTANADRSDMRRGMELGADDYLTKPFSRTELLNAIASRFAKQEVVMQQYNNERERAESLKQKVQELENYASNKASVVPKLNMAMSLVKKLPPGSQRDRCLEILRQVCNEEISTLNNTPALQKLLPAENIDFLQKFNLVSKQ, from the coding sequence ATGAAAAAGATTTTAGTTATTGAAGATGAGGCAGATGTTAGAGCTAATATTATTGAGCTGCTTGAAGCGGAAGATTTTCATGTAGTTGGTGCAGAAAATGGTTTTTTTGGAGCCTTATGGGCACAAGAATATTTACCTGATTTAATTATTTGTGATGTAAGAATGCCAGAATTAAATGGTTATGACGTACTCACAGCATTACGTCAAGATGTTGCCACAGCTACAATTCCTTTCATTTTTCTGACAGCAAATGCAGATCGTTCTGATATGCGACGGGGTATGGAATTAGGTGCAGATGACTATTTAACTAAACCTTTTTCACGGACAGAATTATTAAATGCGATCGCCTCTCGGTTTGCTAAACAAGAAGTCGTAATGCAACAATATAATAACGAACGCGAACGGGCTGAGTCTTTGAAACAAAAAGTCCAAGAATTAGAAAACTATGCTAGCAATAAAGCAAGCGTCGTACCAAAACTGAATATGGCAATGTCTTTAGTTAAGAAATTACCTCCAGGTTCTCAACGCGATCGCTGTCTAGAAATTCTCCGCCAAGTTTGTAACGAAGAAATTAGTACCCTAAATAATACTCCAGCTCTCCAAAAACTTTTACCAGCTGAAAATATCGATTTCCTGCAAAAATTTAATTTGGTATCTAAGCAGTGA
- the larB gene encoding nickel pincer cofactor biosynthesis protein LarB, whose product MTQPEALRSLLESVAAGEVNPVEAFDKLKHLNYEPVGDFARIDHHRRLRTGFPEVIWGPGKTPDQIAQIMTAMRDRGSVVMATRIEPAVYAQLQEKVPNLHYYAMARICAIATTIEPQCPGVISILSAGTADLPVAEEAAVTAELSGFRVHRLWDVGVAGIHRLLSNRHVVESADVLIVVAGMEGALPSVVAGLADCPVIAVPTSIGYGASFGGLAPLLTMLNSCAAGVGVVNIDNGFGAAVLAGQILRAAYKLHLSQSRN is encoded by the coding sequence GTGACACAACCTGAAGCTTTGCGATCGCTCTTAGAATCTGTTGCTGCTGGTGAAGTTAATCCAGTAGAAGCTTTTGATAAACTAAAACATCTCAACTACGAACCTGTTGGTGATTTTGCACGAATTGACCATCATCGTCGCTTGCGAACAGGTTTTCCAGAGGTTATCTGGGGTCCAGGAAAAACACCCGATCAGATTGCTCAAATTATGACCGCAATGCGCGATCGCGGTTCAGTTGTGATGGCAACGCGCATCGAACCCGCAGTTTACGCCCAACTCCAAGAAAAAGTACCAAATTTGCACTACTACGCAATGGCACGAATTTGTGCGATCGCAACGACCATTGAACCACAATGCCCTGGCGTGATCAGTATTCTTTCCGCTGGTACTGCTGATTTACCCGTCGCAGAAGAAGCCGCTGTAACTGCCGAACTTTCTGGCTTTCGCGTTCATCGGTTGTGGGATGTCGGCGTCGCGGGAATTCACCGCTTACTGAGTAATCGCCATGTTGTTGAGTCTGCTGATGTCTTAATCGTCGTCGCTGGAATGGAAGGCGCGTTACCTAGTGTTGTTGCAGGTTTAGCCGATTGTCCAGTGATTGCAGTTCCCACAAGTATCGGTTATGGTGCAAGTTTCGGTGGATTAGCCCCCCTCTTGACAATGCTCAATTCTTGTGCTGCGGGAGTTGGTGTTGTGAATATCGATAATGGCTTCGGTGCAGCAGTTTTGGCTGGGCAAATTTTAAGAGCAGCGTATAAGTTACATCTAAGTCAGAGCCGCAATTAG